TCCCCCACCTTCGGTCAGTGGTTCGGCACCCTGCTCTCCGCAGAGAACAAGCGCCAAGTGTGGATACCGGCAGGGTTTGCCCACGGTTTCTGCGTCACTTCCGACCATGCCGAGTTCCTCTACCTGACCACCGACTACTGGGCGCCGGAGCACGAGCGCTGCATCGCCTGGAACGATCCGTCCATCGCTATTGACTGGCCCCTGGCCGGCGAGCCGCTGCTCTCCGCCAAGGATATGACGGGGACCCCGCTTGAGCAGGCCGACCTGTTTGACTGAGCAGCGCAACGATACCGCCTGGCTGCTGCTGCTGTGCAGCAGCCAGATATTCATCATGCTGGTGTTCATCAACTACTCGGCCATCCTGCCGCTTCTGAAGGCCGAGTGGGGCATGAACAACACCCGGGCCGGCATCATCTTCTCCGTCTACCAACTGGGCTACATCGCCTCCGGCGTCCTGCTCAGTACCCTCTCCGACCGCCTCAATATCCGCTGGATATTTCTTGCCTCCGCCGCCTGGTCCTGCATCGCCAACCTGCTCTTCGCCCTCTGCGCCCACGACTACCTCTCCGGCCTGCTACTGCGGGGGCTGACCGGCATCGGCATGGGAGGAACCTACATGCCGGGGCTCAAGCTGGTGGCGGAACGGTTCGACAGCGCCCGGCGGGGACGGGCCATCGGCATGTATGTCGGAGCCCTGGTACTGGGTGCATCCCTCTCCCTGGTGGTACCGGGAGTGATTGCCGGCATCTGGGGCTGGCGGATCGCCATGATCGCCTGCTCGATCGGCGTCTTCATCGGCATCTGCCTGGCGGTACCGGTCTTTCGCGGTTACCGTCCCCAGCCCGCCGCCACAAGTCCCCGGGGATTTTCCGGCGAAATACTGCAAAACCGCCCCGCACTGCTGGTGATTCTCGGCTACGCCGGCCACATGTGGGAAATGTACGGCATGCGTAGCTGGCTGGCCCCTTTCTTCACCGCTGCCCTTACCGGCTGGGGGATGACGACGGGCAAAGCCACGGTGACCGCAGCGGCCATTGCCGCGGCTCTGGTGGGGCTGGGCACCTTCTCCACCGCCCTCACCGGCCTTCTGTCCGACCGTTTCGGACGTACCCGTACCGTGGCCGCGGTGATGGTCGGCAGCGCCTGCTGCTCCCTCATCTTCGGCTGGCTGATCCATACCACGATCTGGCTGGCGCTGGGGGTGGGCATCCTGTACGGCTGGCTGATTGTGGCGGAATCCCCGGTCTTTTCCACCGCCCTCACCGAGGTGGTGGCTCCCGGTTACCTGGGGGCCGCCATGGGGATGCAGTCACTGGTGGGCTACACCATGGGGATGATCTCGCCGGCGGTGTTCGGCTGGGCCCTGGACCGTTTCCAGGGGTGGCAGCCGCTGCCCGGCATCGACGGTTCCTGGGGACTGGCCTTTTCCACCCTGGCCCTGGGGGCGCTCCTGGGACCGCTCTTCATGTGGCGGTTGCACCGCCACCCGGAAAGCGTGCGGATGGCCCAGGGCAGGCGGTAGCGGTTCACACAGATGAGCTCAGCTCCGGCAGAGAAAATACCGGCGCAGCAGCAGCGAGCAGCAGAACAGGGCAAAGGCCAGCAGGATGATAGTGGCACCGGTGGGGAGATTCAGCGCAAAGGAAAGCATGATTCCCCCCGTCACCGAGAGCAGCGACACTCCCACCGCTGCCAGCACCGTCATCCGGAACCCCCGCGCCACCTGCAGGGCCGTGGCCGCCGGCAGGATCAGCAGGGCCGAGATGAGCATCACTCCCACCAGCTTCATCGCCAGCACCACGGTCAGGGCGGTGAGCACCGCCAGCAGACTATTCAGAAAACGGACATTGATGCCGGAGACCGCCGCCAGTTCCTCGTTGAACGTGAGCGCGGCCAGATCGTGGAAATAGAGCCACAGTAAGCCGGTCACCACAACGAACAGGCCCGCTGCCACCAGCAGTTCGGCTCGGCTGATGGCCAGAATGCTGCCGAAGAGGTAGCTCATCAGGTCCACTCCGTACCCGCGCCCCAACACCGCCAGCACCACCCCCAGGGAGACCCCCAGGGAGGAGACGATGCCGATGGCTGCGTCGCCGCCCAGGCGGGCGTTGCCGGCAAGCCGCAGGATCCCCAGGGAGGAAAGCAGCACCACCGGCACGGAAACCAGCAACATGGCCGCCCCCTCCAGCCCGGCGAACAGGGCCAGGGCCACACTGCCGAAACTGACGTGGGCCAGACCGTCGCCGATCAGGGAAAAACGGCGCAGCACCAGGAACACCCCCAGCACGGCGCAGAGCACGCCGATCAGCACGCCCGCCACAAGCGCCCGCTGCATGAAGCCGTAGGTGAACAGTTCAAGAATCATCATGGTCCCGTTATTAGTGCGTTCTCACGCAGAGCCGCGAAGTGCGCGGAGAAAACCGAACATCAAAGGCAATGGCACGCGGATTACGCGGATGTGGCGGATGTACGCAGATTTCAAAATCTTTTTCCTGGTGTGATGTATCCGCACGGATCCGCTCAAATCCGGCCTTTTCCGCGTGCAAGGATTTTCACTCCGTGTTCTCCTCGGCTCCACGTAAGCAGGTTCAATGCCTATGGCAGATCAGGTGCTGGGCATGCTCCCCAAAGAAGGCGGTCATTTCCGGCGAGTAGCAGAACTCGTCGAATCCGCCCCAGAAGAGTACCGTCTTGTCCAGGTAGAGCATCCGCGAGGCATGGGTGCCGATGACGCCGATATCGTGGGTTACCAGCAGTACCGTCGTGTTGGTAGTCCGGTTCATGTCGCCCACCAGTGCATAGAACTGCTCCCGTATCTCCGGATCAAGGGCCGCCGTCGGCTCGTCCAGGATCAGCAGGCGGGGGGAAGCAACCAGGGCCCGGGCCAGTAACGCACGCTGCTGCTGACCGCCGGACAGTTCGCCGATCAGCCGTTTTCCCAAGTGGGCGATTCCCAGCAGGCCAAGGACCTCCTCGACCCGACGATGATCCTGCTGCTGCATCCGCCGGGGAAATCCCTTGCCGGCCAACAGTCCCAGCCGGACCACTTCCGTGACCGTTGCCGGGAAGGAGGGGGTGAGCGGTCCCAGGTTCTGGGGCAGGTAGCCCACCAACTGCCACTGCCGGAACTGCTCCAGGGGGGTGTCGAAGAGGCTGATGGAGCCGGCCGCACGCGGAACCAGTCCCAACAGGGCCTTTACCAGCGTGCTCTTGCCGGAACCGTTGGGACCGACGATCCCCACGTACGCTCCTGCCGGCACCGAAAAGGAGACCTCTTCCAGAACATTCTCCGCTCCGCGGCGGCAAACGATATCCCTGGCCTCGATCACTGCCGGCATGCCAGTCCGGTCCGCAGGTTTTTCAGGTTCTCGTCCATCAGGTCGAAAAAGGTGATTCCCCGGGACAACTCACCCTTGCCCAGATTATGGGCTCCGTGGAGCTTTAGCACGGTGACGCCGGTTTCGCGGCCGATGGTTTCGGCAATCCGGGGCGACAGCAGTTCTTCGGTAAAAACCGCACGGCTGCCGGTGCTCCGCACCAGCCGCACCAGTTCGGCCAGCCGTCGCGGAGTCGGCTCCACCTCGGCGGAGACACCGGCAGCGGCACGGTAGGTCAGGTTGTAACGACGTCCCAGGTAGCCGAAGGCGTTGTGCCCGCCATGGATCACCACCCGGCTGGCGCAGGAGGCCAGACCGTCGCGGTAGCGCCGGTCCAGGTCCTCCAGCCGTGTCGCAAGCTGCGCTGCCCGCTGCCGGTACTGCGGGGCACCGGCGGGGTCGGCCTGGGCAAGGGCCGCGGCAATCCGTTCCACCATCAGCCGACTGTTGGCGAAATCCAGCCAGACGTGGGGATCGACACCATGCTGTTCGCCGGCAGGATGCTTGTCGTGATCAGCGTGTGCCGCCTCATCATCGAGCTCCAGCAGCGACACCCCTTCGGCAGCCGCCAGGACCCGCGTGGCGCCGCGATCCGTTCCGGCCAGCAGCCGTCCGGCCCAGGGCTCCATGAACGGTCCGGTATAGACGAACAGCGCCGCCTGCCGGATACGGGCCATCTCCTCCGGCCTCGGCTCGAAGTGGTGCGGTTCCACGCCGGGAGGCAGCAGCAGCGTCACCTCCATTCGCTCCCCCGCCAGGGTACGGGCGAAATCGTACAGCGGGAAGATGGTGGTCACCACCACCGGCCGCTTCCGGCTGTCGGCCCGCTTCCCGTCGGCAGGGCAGCCACTCAGCAGCGGCAGCGCCACGACCAGCAGAAGCAGTCTGAACAGTATTCCCATGTCCGGCATCCTTCTTTGGTGCTTCAATGCAAAAAGCCGGGGAAAACACCCGGCTTCCTGCCGAAATCTCGGTACAACATGCTATTCGTCGCCGAAGGCCGCGAAGGACTCCCGCTCAGCCTCGGAGAACATCCGGTCGACGTCCATGATGATCAGCAGACGTTCGGCATGGTTGAACACACCGGTGATGAACTCCTGGTCGATATTGCCGGACACCATGGCCGGCGGCGGCTGGATCTCGCTGGAATGAATCCGGATCACCTCGGAAACCCCGTCCACGATGAAGCCGGTGAGTCCGCCAGCCACGTCCATGACCATGATCCGGGTATGGCTGTCGTGATCGGCATCCATGAGGCCGAACCGCTTGCGCATGGAAATGATCGGGATCACCTTCCCCCGCAGGTTGATGATTCCCTCCACGTAGTGAGGGGTATTGGGCATCTTGGTAATGGCCGGCATCCGGATGATCTCGCGCACCTTCAGCACTTCGACGCCGTACTCTTCATTGCTGAGCATGAAGCTGACCAGCTGGATCAGCTGATCCCTGGTTCCGGCCGCAACGTCGCCCTTCTTGACCAGCGCTGTGGTAGACATGAACAACCTCCTTGAGACGTTTCAAGTGGTGCAGATCAGGCTCAGAACAATACCATTAAATCCGATTGATGCAACACTGTTTTCACCACAGCCCCGCCAGCGGTCCGGAGGCGGCGGCCAGGTCGTCGATCCTGCGTGCCAGCTGCGCTTCCTCCTCCAGCGGTGGCGCGTGGAACGGCTTGCGCCGGGCATCGATCACCAGCGCTCCGCTGCATCCCCAGTGCCGTCCCGTGGTCGCGGCACCGACACCGTAGATATCCACGGCAGGATTGGAGCGGGTAAAGGTAACCCAGAGCAGATTGTCCAAGGTGCGGGCCGTGAACTCGCTGTCGTCGACCAGCACCACCAGCGGCAGTCCCTCCGGCAGGGGACATTCCTGCCAGAAGGCGCAGAAGCGCTCGATGTGCGGGTCCTGCTCCCCCCTCCCCTGCTGCGCCGCACCGGTCTGCACTACCAGCACCCCCGGCAGGGCCAGGCGCGGTGCGCCGCACCCTTCCGGCAACGGCAGGTGGGCGGGCAGTGCGGTGGCCAGGCTGCGCCGCACCGGCCCGGCAGCGGCCATGACCACCTTGGAGCCGCTGTTCAGTCCCTGGCCCGAGTAGTCCAGGGTATCGATGGTGGTGGCGGTCTGGAAGTGAAGGTCCCGCCGCCAGTCCACCCGCGCCAGCAGATGCTGCAGGAACTCGTCGACCTGATGGATATCCAGGGCAGGGTTGTCGTCTTCCGCCACGATCAGCAGGTACTTGGCCAGGGAAAGCTGCCCCTGCCCCAGGATGGCGTTGGCCTGGGTCAAAAGCTCCATGGGGCGGGTCACGCCGTCGTACGGAGTGTACCGTTCGGAACCGATGGCCAGAAGCAGCGGATGGACCCCGGCGGCGTCCACGGCATGGACCGCCTTCACGCCGGGCAGCACCGTGGGGATCAGATCGCCGGTCAGCTCGTGGATGAAGGCGCCGAAGGAGGTATCCTCCTGGGGGGGACGTCCCACGGTGGTGAAGGGCCAGACGGCGTCGGGGCGGTGGTAGACCGCCTCCACCTCCACAAAGGGGAAGGGATGTTCCAGACTGTAGTAGCCCAGGTGGTCGCCGAAGGGGCCTTCCGGCAGGGTTGCCGTGGGCTCGATGGAGCCGACGATGCAAAAGTCCGCCTCGGCCGGCACCGGCAAGTGCCCCGGCAACGTTGCCATCGCTATTCGCTGCCCTGCCAGCAGCCCGGCAAAGGAAAGTTCCGGCATCCCCTCCGGCAGCGGCATCACCGCGGCCACGGTCATGGCCGGGGCTCCACCGACGAAGATGTTCACCTTCAGCCGCTCCCCCCGGGCCTTTGCCTCGGCATGGTGCACCCCGATACCGCGGTGGATCTGGTAGTGCAGCCCTGCCTGCCGGTCCGGTTCATACCGGTTGCCGGCCAGCTGTACCCGGTACATCCCCAGGTTGGATTTCCCGACCCCCGGCTTCAGCGGCGATTCGCTGTACACCTGGGGCAGGGTGATGAAGGGGCCGCCGTCCAGGGGCCAGGAGACCAGCCGGGGCAGCTGCGCCAGGGTGGTACGGCACCTCAGCACCGGTGCGGAGGAGGGCGCCACGGTCTTCGGCAGCAGGTGGCGGGCCTTGAGCCCGGCTCCCAGGCTGTCCAGCGGATCGCGCAGGGCGGTGAACGGATTGATCTTCAGCCGCACCAGGGTTTCGATGGTCTTCAGGCTGTCCCGGAACAGGAAACGGGTCCGTTCCAGGGTGCCGAACAGGTTCCCCAGCAGCGGGAAGGACGAGCCGGTGACGTTGGTAAAGAGCAGGGCCGGTCCACCGGCCCGGTAGACCCGGCGCTGAATCATGCCCGCTTCAAGGTATGGATCCACCGGAATCCCGATGCGGCGAAGCCGGCCGTGGCGTTCCAGATCGGCGATGCAGGACTGAAGATCTGCGTATCCCATGCAGCGATTCTCTTTTCTTGATGGCGTTTGAAACAACATAGGCTATCATCCGGCGCATGTCACTTCAAGCGTGACCATCTCAATGATCCGGCCGACGACGATTCATGCTCAAACCGACCCTGTTCAAAAAGTTTCTCTTCCCGTCCCTGCTCATTGCCCTGGGGCCGCTCCTGGCGGTGTCGGTCCTGCTTTACACCGGCCTGGAGCAGGTACGCGACCACCTGGCCCAGGAAGTGGCCCGGACCGCCGATCGGCAGGTCTCGGAAACCCTCCAGAACCGTGCCCGCCAGGTGGCGGAGTCGATTACCCATTTTCTCAGGGAACGGGAAAACGACCTGCGTTTTCTCTCCCGTTTTTCCCACGACCGGCAGATGCTCCTCGGTTTTTACGCCGTCAGCCGTCGTGAAATCTGGCAGATTCGCAACGGACGGGAAGAACGCCGCCAGATTCCCCTTTACCGCTCCATTGCCCTGATCGGTCCCGATGGCCGGGAGCGACTGGTAGTCCGGGATGGCGAACCTGTTCCCGCGACTGCCCTGCGTGACGTCTCCCGTCCGGAGCAGACCGAATTCAAAACTGAAACCTACTTTCGCGATATTCGGCGGCTGAAGCCGGGAGAGATCTACGTCTCGCGGGTTACCGGCTTTCATGTCACCACCCCGGAACAGCAGGCAGGCCGTCAGTTCGAAGGGGTGATCCGCTTCGGCATGCCGCTGTTCCGTGCCGACGGACGCTTCGACGGTGCCCTGATTCTTTCCCTTGATCATCGCCACCTGATGGAATTCAGCCAGCATATCGACCCCGGTCCCGGCTACAGTTTCGTGGAGCCGAGCTATGAGAGCGCCAACTACGCCTTTCTGTTCGACGACGAGGGCTGGATCATCACCCACCCCAAGTACTGGGATCTGCGGGGACTGGATGCCAACGGCCGGCTGGTCCCCCCCTATTCGGCCCGCTCCAGCCGGGAGGACATCGAAACCGGCCGCATTCCGTTCAACCTCGACCATGCCGGCTTCATCCATCCCAACTACCCGCGGGTCGCGGAGGCGGTCCGCCAGCACCGGGTCGGCTCCGTTGAAACCACCAACGTGGGACGTTCACGCAAGATCATGGCCTACGCACCGATCATCTACGACACCGGCACCTACCGCCGGCACGGCATTTTCGGCGGTGTCACCATCGGCCTGCAGATGGACCAGTATTACGAGCAGTCCAGTTCCGGCAGCCGGCTGATCAACCGGCAGCTGCGCCAGTTCCGCTACCGCAGCGCCTGGATCATGACCCTGACGGCCCTGCTGGCCGCTCTGGCCGCCTGGCGGCTGGCCCGGGGAATCATCAAGCCGATCCAGAAGCTGAACCAGGAGGCCCACCGCCTGGCCGCCGGCGACGCCGCCTCCCCCATCGCCGTTTCCGGCAGCGACGAACTGGCCCAGTTGACCGAAACCTTCAACCACATGGCCCGGGAACTGGAAGAACGGCGCCTGAACCTGCTCTCCACCCTGGAACAGCTCCAGCAGTCGCGGCGCGACATCCTTGATGAGCGGAACTTCAAGGAGAGCATCCTGGAAAGTATCTCCAGCGCCATCCTCACCTTCGACACCGGTGGCCGGCTTACCTCCACCAACAGCACGGCCCACAGTTTTCTCGGCCGGACCTGGCCCCTGGGCAGCCACTACGCAACGGTCTTCAGCGCCTGGGAGGGGGTACCGGCCCGCGTCGCCCGGGCGCTGAGCGAAGGAAGCGGCTACGGGCGGGAGCCGCTCAAGCTGCGCCGGGATTCCGGCATCCGCCATTTCGACCTGGGAATTTTCCCCATCGGTCCGGAGGGGAGCCAGGGACTGACCGTCACCCTGCGGGACGAAACCATCCGGGAAAAGCTGCGGGAGGAGACCATCCGCCTGGACCGGCTGGCCTCGCTGGGCCGGTTGGCGGCCGGTATTTCCCACGAGATTCGCAACCCGCTTACCGGCGTCACCCTGCTTTTGGACGATCTCCATGACCGGGCCGCCCTGGCACGGGAAGACCGGGAGATGCTGGGACGGGCCATGGCGGAGATCGAACGGGTGGAACGGCTGGTAGCCTCACTGCTCAGCTTCGCTTCCCCGCCGCAGGCCGAATTCAGGATGGGACGCCTGGACGAAACCGTACAGGAGGTGGCGCTGCTGCTCAAACGCTCCTGCCGGCGCCAGCAGATCGAGCTGATCACCGACTGCCGCCGGCTGGAACCGTTCCCCTTTGATCCGGACAAGATCCGCCAGGCGGTGCTGAATCTGCTCAAGAATGCCCTGGAGGCGATGCCCGACGGCGGACGGCTGACCCTGAGCCTGCAGGAGGAGGAACAGCAGGCGGTCCTGCGGGTGGCCGACACCGGATCGGGGATCGCCGAGGCGGACCTGCCGCTGCTGTTCGAACCATTCTTCACCCGCAAGGGGGCCAGCACCGGCCTGGGGCTCTCCATCACCCGCCGTATCATCGAGGAGCATGGCGGCAGCATCGTTGCCGAGAATCGTTCCGCCGGGGGCGCCTGTTTCACGGTGCGGCTGCCAATGACGCCGGGCAGGCAGCAATGAAATCGGAACAAGGTTTGCATAAAAAATCGCCCAACAACCTGACCAACGGGCAGAGGACAATGGAATCGATCCTGATCATCGACGACGAACCGTTTATCCGCGAAAACGTCCAGCGGGTGCTGTCGGAAGACGGCTACCGGGTGCTGGAGGCTGCCGACGGCGCCCAGGCACGGGAGCTGGTGCTGTCCGACGAAGTGGACCTGGCGCTGCTGGACCTGAACCTGGGACAGGAAGACGGCCTGGAGCTGCTCAAGTCCCTGCGGGAGCTGGATCCCCACCTGCTGGTGATCATCATCACCGGCTACGGCTCGGTGGAATCGGCGGTGGAGGCGTTGCGCCTGGGAGCCTACGACTACGTCAAAAAGCCGTTCAAGGCCGATGCCCTGCGGGTCATCGTCAAGCTGGCGCTGCAGACCCAGGAACTGAAGCGGGAGGTGCGGGCACTGAAGCGGGAAGGCGGCATGCCGGGCAGCACACCGTTGCTGGGCGACAGTCCCGCCTTTACCCAAGTGGTGAACCAGTTGCGCGACGTGGCCCGTATCCCCACCGCCACCGTGCTGATCACCGGCGAATCCGGCACCGGCAAAGAGTTGGCCGCCCGGGCGATTCACACCCTGTCCGACCGCTGCGACGCGCCCTTTGTGGCGGTCAACTGCGCCTCCATTCCAACGGAACTGATGGAAAGCGAGCTGTTCGGCCACGAGCGGGGCGCCTTCACCGGCGCGGTCATCCGCAAGACCGGCCTGTTTGAGGAGGCCAACGGCGGCACCATCTTCCTGGACGAAATCGGCGACATGTACGCCTCCCTGCAGGCCAAACTGCTGCGGGTACTGCAGGAACGCACCATCCGCCGGGTGGGAGGTGGCCGCGACCTGCCGGTGGATCTGCGGGTCATCGCCGCCACCAACCGCAACCTGCAGGAACGGATCAAACAGGGAACCTTTCGGGAGGACCTCTACTACCGCCTGAACGTGGTGCCGCTCCATCTCCCGCCGCTCAGGGAACGGCGGGAGGATATCGGCCTGCTGGCCAAGTACTTCCTGGACAGCTTCAGCCGCTCCTTCGGAAAATCGTTCCAGGGAATCTCCGCCGCCGCCCTGGAGCTGCTCAGCACCTACGCCTGGCCCGGCAACGTCCGTGAACTGCGCAACGTCATCGAGCGGATCTGCATCATGCGCAACGCCACCTGGCTTGAGCCGGAACACCTGCCGGCGGAGTTGCATGCCGTGATCCTTCCTCCTACCTCCGTCCAGCCCGCCGGCGGCCTGGAACAGGCGGTTGCCGAGTTCGAACGCCAGATGATCGCCCGCGCCCTGGCCGAGACCGACGGCAACGTGGTCAAGGCTGCCCTTGCCCTGAAGATCCCCCGCGGCACCCTGCGCTACAAGATGGAAAAGTACGCTTTATGAGCCGAAACAGAAAAACTCAAAGATTTTAAAGCATTACAAGATCTTTACACATTTTTTATGGCCAAAAACCGCCACTACGTCCCGCCCCCCGCGCTCCCACACCGTCCCCTCCGTTCGAACCAGCAGCATATCATACTGTAATCCCTATAAAAAAACTGAACAGCACCTCCCCCACACCCTTCGGCACACCATTTGCCATAGAACCGCATTCCGCTATGACAGTAACACGCATGCACTCGCTTGCATCACAACTCAAAGGAGGAGTATCCAAATGTTCAAGAAGATCAGCGTTGCCGTTCTGACCCTGGCCCTGGCCCTGCCGCTGGGCGCACAGGCATCCCCCATTGTCATCAAGTTCAGCCACGTGGTCGCCACCAACACCCCCAAGGGAGCCGCTGCCGAGTACTTCAAGAAGCTGGCAGAGGAGCGCACCAAAGGCAAGGTCAAGGTGGAGGTCTACCCCAACAGCCAGCTCTACAAGGACAAGGAAGAGATGGAGGCCCTGCAGCTGGGCGCCGTGCAGATGCTGGCCCCTTCCCTGGCCAAGTTCGCCCCCTTGGGCCTGAAAGAGTTCGAGGTATTCGACCTGCCCTTCATCTTTGACGACTACAAGGACCTCCATGCCGTAACGCAAGGACCGGTGGGGGCCAAGCTGCTCAAGAAGCTGGAAAGCAAGGGGCTGATGGGCCTGGCTTACTGGGACAACGGCTTCAAGGTCATGTCCGCCAACAAGCCGCTCAAGAATGTTGCCGATTTCAGGGGGCTCAAGATGCGCATCCAGTCCTCCAAGGTGCTGGACTCCCAGATGCGCTCCGTGGGTGCCATTCCCCAGGTCATGGCCTTCTCGGAAGTCTACCAGGCACTGCAGACCGGCGTGGTGGACGGCACCGAGAACCCGCCGTCAAACCTTTACACCCAGAAGATGCATGAAGTGCAGAAGTACGTCACCGTCTCCAACCACGGCTACCTGGGCTACGCCGTGCTGGTGAACAAGAAGTTCTGGATGGGCCTGCCGGCCGACATCCGCGCCACCCTGGAAGGGGCCATGAAGGATGCCACCAAGTACGCCAACGACATCGCCAAGAAGGACAACGACGACGCCCTGGCGGCAGTGAAGAAGTCCGGCAAGTCCCAGATCATCACCCTGACCCCGGCCGAGCGCCAGGCATGGAAGAAGGCCATGGACAAGGCCCACAAGGACAACGCTGCCCGCATCGGCAACGACATCGTCCAGGAAGTCTACAAGGCAACCGGCTACAACCCCAACTGAGTCCAACCTGATCAACATCGGCCGCTGCGGCCTCCGCAGCGGCCTTTTTTGCGAACAACTCCGGGAGAGAACCCATGATGAAATATCTGGATCACTTAGAGGAAATTATCATCACCTTCCTCATCGGCGCGGCAACGCTGATCATCTTTGCCGCCGTGCTGCACCGCTACGCCGCCGGCCTGCCGATCCCCGGCCTGCAGGACTGGCTGCTGGGCATCAACCTGGGCTGGGCCCAGGAGCTCTGTATCTACATGTTCGTCTGGATGGCCAAGTTCGGCGCTGCCTACGGCGTCCGCACCGGCATCCATGTCGGCGTGGACGTACTGGTCACCCGCCTGCCGGAGCCATGGCGGATAAAGTGCGTGCTGCTGGGGATTACCGGCGGTGCGCTCTTCACCGGCATCATCGGCGCCCTGGGAGCCGCCTTTGTCTGGGAGAACGGCATGCATTACGCCGTCTACAGCAAGCTGGGGATGGATGTTTCGGAAATCATTGAAGGGCCCATCACGCCGGATCTTGAGTGGCCCACCTGGATCATCTATTCCGCCGTTCCCCTGGGGTCGTTCCTGATGTGCTTCCGTTTCCTGCAGGTGGGCTGGGCGTTCTTCCGCACCGGTGAGCTGCCCCATCACGACCACGGCCACGTGGACGGCATCGAAGAGGAAGCTGTGGACTCCACTGACGCTCTCGAAGAGTACGAGGAGCATAAATTTGACCACGAGACCAGCGGAGGAGGCGTAAAATGAGTTCAACTGCCATCACATTTGAGGTTTTCAGTAAAAAGAAGGCCGCTCTCTGGTTGCTCGGTATTGCCGTCGTATTGTTCGGTCTGAGCTCCCTGGGACATGCCGGTATCGTCTTTGCGCTGCTGGCCGGCCT
The window above is part of the Trichlorobacter ammonificans genome. Proteins encoded here:
- a CDS encoding ATP-binding protein, with product MLKPTLFKKFLFPSLLIALGPLLAVSVLLYTGLEQVRDHLAQEVARTADRQVSETLQNRARQVAESITHFLRERENDLRFLSRFSHDRQMLLGFYAVSRREIWQIRNGREERRQIPLYRSIALIGPDGRERLVVRDGEPVPATALRDVSRPEQTEFKTETYFRDIRRLKPGEIYVSRVTGFHVTTPEQQAGRQFEGVIRFGMPLFRADGRFDGALILSLDHRHLMEFSQHIDPGPGYSFVEPSYESANYAFLFDDEGWIITHPKYWDLRGLDANGRLVPPYSARSSREDIETGRIPFNLDHAGFIHPNYPRVAEAVRQHRVGSVETTNVGRSRKIMAYAPIIYDTGTYRRHGIFGGVTIGLQMDQYYEQSSSGSRLINRQLRQFRYRSAWIMTLTALLAALAAWRLARGIIKPIQKLNQEAHRLAAGDAASPIAVSGSDELAQLTETFNHMARELEERRLNLLSTLEQLQQSRRDILDERNFKESILESISSAILTFDTGGRLTSTNSTAHSFLGRTWPLGSHYATVFSAWEGVPARVARALSEGSGYGREPLKLRRDSGIRHFDLGIFPIGPEGSQGLTVTLRDETIREKLREETIRLDRLASLGRLAAGISHEIRNPLTGVTLLLDDLHDRAALAREDREMLGRAMAEIERVERLVASLLSFASPPQAEFRMGRLDETVQEVALLLKRSCRRQQIELITDCRRLEPFPFDPDKIRQAVLNLLKNALEAMPDGGRLTLSLQEEEQQAVLRVADTGSGIAEADLPLLFEPFFTRKGASTGLGLSITRRIIEEHGGSIVAENRSAGGACFTVRLPMTPGRQQ
- a CDS encoding TRAP transporter substrate-binding protein, giving the protein MFKKISVAVLTLALALPLGAQASPIVIKFSHVVATNTPKGAAAEYFKKLAEERTKGKVKVEVYPNSQLYKDKEEMEALQLGAVQMLAPSLAKFAPLGLKEFEVFDLPFIFDDYKDLHAVTQGPVGAKLLKKLESKGLMGLAYWDNGFKVMSANKPLKNVADFRGLKMRIQSSKVLDSQMRSVGAIPQVMAFSEVYQALQTGVVDGTENPPSNLYTQKMHEVQKYVTVSNHGYLGYAVLVNKKFWMGLPADIRATLEGAMKDATKYANDIAKKDNDDALAAVKKSGKSQIITLTPAERQAWKKAMDKAHKDNAARIGNDIVQEVYKATGYNPN
- a CDS encoding TRAP transporter small permease, translated to MMKYLDHLEEIIITFLIGAATLIIFAAVLHRYAAGLPIPGLQDWLLGINLGWAQELCIYMFVWMAKFGAAYGVRTGIHVGVDVLVTRLPEPWRIKCVLLGITGGALFTGIIGALGAAFVWENGMHYAVYSKLGMDVSEIIEGPITPDLEWPTWIIYSAVPLGSFLMCFRFLQVGWAFFRTGELPHHDHGHVDGIEEEAVDSTDALEEYEEHKFDHETSGGGVK
- a CDS encoding sigma-54-dependent transcriptional regulator, yielding MESILIIDDEPFIRENVQRVLSEDGYRVLEAADGAQARELVLSDEVDLALLDLNLGQEDGLELLKSLRELDPHLLVIIITGYGSVESAVEALRLGAYDYVKKPFKADALRVIVKLALQTQELKREVRALKREGGMPGSTPLLGDSPAFTQVVNQLRDVARIPTATVLITGESGTGKELAARAIHTLSDRCDAPFVAVNCASIPTELMESELFGHERGAFTGAVIRKTGLFEEANGGTIFLDEIGDMYASLQAKLLRVLQERTIRRVGGGRDLPVDLRVIAATNRNLQERIKQGTFREDLYYRLNVVPLHLPPLRERREDIGLLAKYFLDSFSRSFGKSFQGISAAALELLSTYAWPGNVRELRNVIERICIMRNATWLEPEHLPAELHAVILPPTSVQPAGGLEQAVAEFERQMIARALAETDGNVVKAALALKIPRGTLRYKMEKYAL